In Plutella xylostella chromosome 4, ilPluXylo3.1, whole genome shotgun sequence, a genomic segment contains:
- the LOC125489949 gene encoding uncharacterized protein LOC125489949 — MAQLESFSNELSLLKKDKPVSQANVASLNPFIDCEGVMRVGGRISSSNYPYDKKHPILLKSDHHLTKLLFELEHEQLMHAGPQHLLASMRERYWPIGGRALARRVTRHCFVCRRFKGQTLNNIMGNLPSDRVEPDFPFHTVGTDFAGPFLITDRKGRGCKITKCYLCIFVCFRYKCVHLEAVSDLTKDSFILTLSRFISRRGKPKTICCDNGRNFVAAAKEISSFLTSQADAITDFAARRGIEFRFSPAYAPHFGGLWEAGVKSAKFHMHRVLKDTHLTFEELASLFAQIEAILNSRPLCPISPSPNDLSPLTPGHFLIGRPLTASPSPCLLEANPNRLDRFQRLEQYRQHFWKRWSSEYVAELQQRTKWKTRATDLLLDDLVLIKEDAAPPLCWRLGRVDKLYPGSDGVPRVADVRTTHGTVRRALNRLCILPTPQANES; from the coding sequence ATGGCTCAGCTAGAGTCCTTCTCAAATGAGTTATCCCTATTAAAGAAAGATAAACCTGTCTCTCAAGCTAATGTCGCATCCCTTAACCCATTTATCGACTGCGAAGGTGTTATGCGAGTTGGGGGTCGTATAAGCTCATCTAATTATCCCTATGACAAAAAACACCCCATTCTTTTAAAGTCAGATCACCATCTAACAAAACTGTTATTCGAGTTAGAGCACGAACAACTAATGCACGCTGGACCTCAACATCTCCTCGCCTCTATGAGAGAGCGCTATTGGCCAATCGGAGGTAGAGCACTAGCACGACGCGTTACTCGTCATTGTTTCGTGTGTCGTCGATTTAAGGGTCAGACTTTAAACAATATCATGGGAAATTTACCCTCTGACAGAGTGGAACCTGATTTTCCTTTCCACACTGTAGGCACTGATTTTGCTGGACCATTTCTAATAACTGATCGCAAGGGAAGAGGCTGCAAAATAACCAAATGCTACCTATGCATTTTTGTATGCTTCCGTTACAAATGTGTCCATCTAGAAGCCGTAAGTGACCTAACGAAGGATTCCTTTATTCTCACTCTCTCTAGGTTTATAAGTCGTAGAGGCAAGCCAAAAACAATATGCTGTGACAACGGCCGAAACTTTGTTGCTGCAGCTAAAGAGATAAGTAGTTTCCTAACGTCACAAGCTGACGCTATAACTGACTTTGCAGCTCGTCGGGGCATTGAATTTCGCTTCTCACCTGCGTACGCTCCTCACTTCGGCGGTCTCTGGGAGGCCGGTGTAAAGTCAGCCAAATTCCACATGCATAGAGTATTAAAAGACACTCACTTAACTTTCGAGGAACTGGCGTCTCTATTTGCTCAAATCGAAGCTATCCTAAATAGCCGTCCCCTATGTCCAATCAGTCCCTCACCAAATGATCTTTCTCCCCTTACCCCGGGCCACTTTTTGATAGGCAGGCCACTAACGGCCTCACCATCTCCGTGTCTACTGGAAGCTAATCCGAATCGCCTCGATCGTTTCCAGCGCCTCGAGCAGTACCGGCAACACTTCTGGAAGCGGTGGTCGAGCGAGTACGTCGCCGAACTCCAGCAGCGCACGAAGTGGAAGACGAGAGCCACGGACCTGCTCCTGGATGACCTGGTCCTCATCAAAGAAGACGCCGCTCCCCCCCTGTGCTGGCGGCTCGGCAGAGTCGACAAGCTGTACCCGGGCTCCGACGGCGTGCCTCGCGTCGCCGACGTGCGCACTACCCACGGCACAGTGCGGAGAGCGCTAAATCGTCTCTGCATCCTACCTACTCCTCAAGCCAATGAATCTTGA